Proteins from one Thioflavicoccus mobilis 8321 genomic window:
- the tadA gene encoding tRNA adenosine(34) deaminase TadA — protein sequence MLGEVGAEDAAERFMGRALELAARAAAAGEVPVGAVLVRDGVILGEGWNCPIGGHDPTAHAEIVALRAAARAAGNYRLPGTTLYVTLEPCPMCAAAIIHARVAHVVFGATDPKGGACGSVFDLLPSDGRFNHRATCTGGVLAETCGAILRDFFRARR from the coding sequence ATGCTTGGTGAGGTAGGCGCGGAGGACGCTGCGGAGCGGTTCATGGGGCGGGCGCTGGAGCTGGCCGCCCGAGCGGCCGCGGCAGGCGAGGTGCCGGTCGGGGCCGTCCTGGTGCGCGACGGCGTCATCCTCGGCGAGGGCTGGAACTGCCCGATCGGCGGGCACGACCCGACGGCACATGCCGAGATCGTCGCGCTGCGCGCGGCGGCGCGCGCGGCCGGCAACTACCGGCTGCCGGGCACGACCCTCTATGTCACGCTGGAGCCCTGTCCGATGTGCGCCGCGGCCATCATTCACGCCCGCGTCGCCCACGTGGTCTTCGGCGCCACCGACCCCAAGGGCGGCGCCTGCGGCAGCGTCTTCGACCTGCTGCCCTCCGACGGGCGCTTCAACCATCGCGCCACCTGCACCGGCGGCGTCCTCGCCGAGACCTGCGGCGCGATCTTGCGCGACTTCTTCCGTGCGCGGCGCTGA
- a CDS encoding glycerophosphodiester phosphodiesterase family protein gives MLGTQRSIVTGILALLAVPLVQTADASPQAKADRPLIARVQLGPRPFFLVDKMTDSPLKDELEACASRPMFFRSPFSIGHRGAAMQFPEHTRESYLAAAKMGAGVIECDVTFTQDRELVCRHSQCDLATTTNIVATDLNEKCTQPFEPAEFDENGNRTQAASAICCTSDITLEEFKSLRGKMDASNPDALTPEEYLGGTPDWRTDLYAGPTSGTLMTHAESIELFKSLGVKMTPELKTPSVEMPFEGDYTQEDFARQMIDEYKSARVRPRDVYPQSFSIYDVIYWIRHTPLYGRQAVYLDDANTVDELPSLSELMSYKAQGINIVAPPTFALLATDGDEIVPSQYALNAKAAGLDIITWTLERSGLLADGDNGFYYQTFDTAVTDEGAVMEVLDVLAQDIGVLGVFADWPATVTYYANCKGLFH, from the coding sequence ATGCTCGGGACACAACGCTCGATCGTCACCGGTATCCTGGCCTTGCTCGCCGTGCCGCTCGTTCAGACGGCGGACGCGAGCCCCCAGGCCAAGGCCGACCGCCCGCTCATCGCCCGCGTCCAGCTCGGGCCACGGCCGTTCTTTCTCGTCGACAAGATGACCGACAGCCCGTTGAAGGACGAACTGGAGGCCTGTGCGTCGCGCCCGATGTTCTTCCGCTCGCCCTTCTCGATCGGTCACCGCGGCGCCGCCATGCAGTTTCCGGAGCATACCCGGGAATCCTACCTGGCCGCGGCCAAGATGGGCGCCGGCGTCATCGAGTGCGACGTGACCTTCACGCAGGATCGCGAACTCGTCTGCCGCCACTCCCAGTGCGACCTGGCGACCACGACCAACATCGTCGCCACCGACCTCAATGAGAAGTGCACCCAACCCTTCGAGCCGGCCGAGTTCGATGAGAACGGCAACCGCACGCAGGCCGCGAGCGCCATTTGCTGCACGAGCGACATCACGCTGGAGGAATTCAAGAGTCTGCGCGGCAAGATGGACGCCTCCAACCCGGATGCCCTGACGCCCGAAGAATACCTCGGCGGCACCCCCGATTGGCGCACCGATCTCTACGCCGGCCCGACCAGCGGCACCCTGATGACCCACGCTGAGAGCATCGAGTTGTTCAAATCGCTCGGGGTCAAGATGACCCCGGAGCTCAAGACGCCGAGCGTCGAGATGCCGTTCGAGGGCGACTACACGCAGGAAGACTTCGCCCGCCAGATGATCGACGAATACAAATCGGCCCGTGTCCGGCCCCGTGACGTCTATCCTCAGTCCTTCAGCATCTACGACGTGATCTACTGGATCCGTCACACCCCGCTGTACGGCCGCCAGGCCGTCTATCTGGATGACGCCAACACCGTCGACGAACTCCCGAGCCTCTCCGAGTTGATGAGCTACAAGGCCCAGGGGATCAATATCGTCGCCCCGCCGACCTTCGCGCTACTCGCCACCGACGGCGACGAGATCGTGCCGTCGCAGTACGCGCTCAACGCCAAGGCGGCCGGCCTCGACATCATCACCTGGACCCTGGAGCGCTCCGGGCTCCTCGCCGATGGCGACAACGGCTTCTACTACCAGACCTTCGACACGGCCGTCACCGACGAGGGCGCCGTGATGGAGGTCCTCGACGTGCTCGCGCAGGACATCGGCGTGCTCGGCGTCTTCGCCGACTGGCCGGCGACCGTGACCTACTACGCCAACTGCAAGGGGCTGTTCCACTAG
- a CDS encoding ribonucleoside triphosphate reductase, with translation MGALSANLATLPTRVHKRDGQIVDFDAGKIESAILRAGQATGEFGAMEASLLTAQVVKVLAHRYDSGRLPDIEGIQDVVEQTLIAANHLDTARSYIVYREQHHKLRSDRNTLVDVAGSINEYLDRSDWRVAANANQGYSLGGLILNTSGKMIANYWLSHVYPPEIGAAHREGDLHIHDLDMLSGYCAGWSLRTLLHEGLNGVPGKVEASAPKHMSSAIGQIVNFLGTLQNEWAGAQAFSSFDTYMAPFVRIDGLPYRQVKQYIQELIYNLNVPSRWGTQTPFTNLTFDWVCPEDLREQVPVIGGVEQPFTYGDLQAEMDMINRAYIEVMTEGDAKGRIFTFPIPTYNITPDFPWESENAELLFEMTAKYGLPYFQNFVNSELTPNMVRSMCCRLQLDLRELLKRGNGLFGSAEQTGSLGVVTINCARLGYLHRGDQEALLARLDELLEIARNSLEIKRKIIQRHMDAGLFPYTKRYLGTLRNHFSTIGVNGINELIRNFTDDRHDITSHWGHDFACQVLDHVRARMVEFQEETGHMYNLEATPAEGTTYRFAREDKKRYPDILQAGTREAPYYTNSSQLPVGYTDDPFEALARQDALQAKYTGGTVLHLYMSEQISSTEACKRLVRRALTNFRLPYITVTPVFSICPHHGYIAGEHEFCPKCDQELIAKKRSEIEHQEACGCH, from the coding sequence ATGGGTGCTTTATCCGCCAATCTCGCCACCTTACCGACCCGTGTTCACAAGCGTGACGGGCAGATCGTCGACTTCGACGCCGGCAAGATCGAGTCGGCCATCCTGAGGGCAGGACAGGCCACCGGCGAGTTCGGTGCGATGGAGGCCTCGCTGCTCACGGCGCAGGTCGTCAAGGTCCTCGCCCACCGCTATGACAGCGGCCGCTTGCCCGACATCGAGGGCATCCAGGACGTCGTCGAGCAGACCCTGATCGCCGCCAACCATCTCGATACGGCGCGCTCCTACATCGTCTACCGCGAGCAGCACCACAAGCTGCGCAGCGACCGCAACACGCTGGTCGACGTCGCCGGCTCGATCAACGAGTACCTCGACCGCTCGGACTGGCGCGTCGCGGCCAACGCCAACCAGGGCTATTCGCTCGGCGGGCTGATCCTGAACACCTCGGGCAAGATGATCGCCAACTACTGGCTCTCGCACGTCTACCCGCCCGAGATCGGCGCCGCCCACCGCGAGGGCGACCTCCACATCCACGACCTGGACATGCTCTCCGGCTACTGCGCCGGCTGGTCGCTGCGCACGCTGCTCCACGAAGGCCTCAACGGGGTGCCGGGCAAGGTCGAGGCGAGCGCGCCCAAGCACATGTCCTCGGCCATCGGCCAGATCGTCAACTTCCTCGGCACGCTGCAGAACGAGTGGGCCGGCGCCCAGGCCTTCTCGAGCTTCGATACCTACATGGCGCCCTTCGTGCGCATCGACGGGCTGCCCTACAGGCAGGTGAAGCAGTACATCCAGGAGCTGATCTACAACCTCAACGTGCCCTCGCGTTGGGGCACCCAGACCCCCTTCACCAACCTCACCTTCGACTGGGTCTGCCCCGAGGACCTGCGCGAGCAGGTGCCGGTGATCGGCGGCGTCGAGCAGCCGTTCACCTACGGCGACCTCCAGGCCGAGATGGACATGATCAATCGCGCCTACATCGAGGTCATGACCGAGGGCGATGCCAAGGGCCGGATCTTCACCTTCCCGATCCCGACCTACAACATCACGCCCGACTTCCCATGGGAGAGCGAAAACGCCGAACTGCTCTTCGAGATGACGGCCAAGTACGGCCTGCCGTACTTCCAGAACTTCGTCAATTCCGAGCTCACGCCCAACATGGTGCGCTCGATGTGCTGCCGCCTACAGCTCGACCTGCGCGAGCTCCTGAAGCGCGGCAACGGCCTGTTCGGCTCGGCCGAGCAGACCGGCTCGCTCGGCGTCGTCACGATCAACTGCGCGCGCCTCGGTTACCTGCACCGCGGCGACCAGGAGGCCCTGCTGGCGCGACTCGACGAGCTGCTGGAGATCGCCCGCAACAGCCTGGAGATCAAGCGCAAGATCATCCAGCGCCACATGGACGCCGGCCTCTTCCCCTACACCAAGCGCTATCTGGGTACGCTGCGCAACCACTTCTCGACGATCGGCGTCAACGGCATCAACGAGCTGATCCGCAATTTCACCGACGACCGCCACGACATCACCAGCCACTGGGGGCACGACTTCGCCTGCCAGGTGCTCGATCACGTGCGCGCACGGATGGTCGAATTCCAGGAGGAGACCGGGCACATGTACAACCTGGAGGCGACCCCGGCCGAGGGCACGACCTACCGCTTCGCCCGCGAGGACAAGAAGCGCTACCCCGACATCCTCCAGGCCGGCACGCGCGAGGCGCCCTATTACACCAACAGCTCGCAGCTGCCGGTCGGCTACACGGACGACCCCTTCGAGGCCCTGGCACGGCAGGACGCGCTCCAGGCCAAATACACGGGCGGCACCGTGCTGCACCTCTACATGAGCGAGCAGATCTCCAGCACCGAGGCCTGCAAACGCCTCGTGCGCCGGGCGCTGACCAACTTCCGCCTGCCCTACATCACGGTGACGCCGGTCTTCTCGATCTGCCCGCACCACGGCTACATCGCCGGCGAACACGAGTTCTGCCCCAAGTGCGACCAGGAGCTGATCGCGAAGAAGCGTTCCGAGATCGAGCACCAAGAGGCCTGCGGCTGCCACTGA
- the nrdD gene encoding anaerobic ribonucleoside-triphosphate reductase, whose protein sequence is MNESDTILLSDDERTRCEVWTRVMGYHRPVSAFNAGKRAEHGERCYFSEQPQGAGQAHPAQAGERVAA, encoded by the coding sequence ATGAATGAGTCCGACACCATCCTTCTGTCCGACGACGAGCGTACCCGCTGCGAGGTCTGGACCCGCGTGATGGGCTACCACCGTCCGGTCTCCGCCTTCAATGCCGGCAAGCGCGCCGAGCACGGCGAGCGCTGCTATTTTTCCGAGCAGCCACAGGGCGCCGGCCAGGCGCATCCGGCCCAGGCTGGCGAGCGCGTCGCCGCCTGA
- a CDS encoding anaerobic ribonucleoside-triphosphate reductase activating protein — MPFTCDAQPAELRIAGFTPLTTVDFPGELAAVVFCQGCPWQCRYCHNAHLLADEGREPIGWDQIRAFLEQRRGLLDGVVFSGGEPTVQGELATAMAEVKALGFKVGLHTGGPAPERLARLLPWLDWVGLDIKALPEDYPAITGVAGSGERAWASLHQLLAAGVALEVRTTLMPGWRFAEDLRPLMDGLAAAGVTRYVLQAMRAATARDPAIAVAGDVSPPAAAIDYGTARFADFGVRGA; from the coding sequence GTGCCGTTTACGTGCGATGCGCAGCCCGCCGAGCTGCGCATCGCCGGCTTCACGCCGCTGACGACGGTCGACTTCCCGGGCGAGCTGGCCGCCGTCGTCTTCTGCCAGGGCTGCCCCTGGCAGTGCCGCTACTGCCACAACGCGCACCTGCTCGCCGACGAGGGGCGGGAGCCGATCGGCTGGGACCAGATTCGGGCATTCTTAGAGCAGCGGCGCGGCCTGCTCGACGGGGTCGTCTTCAGCGGCGGTGAGCCGACCGTGCAAGGCGAGCTCGCGACGGCGATGGCCGAGGTCAAGGCGCTCGGCTTCAAGGTCGGACTGCACACCGGCGGCCCAGCGCCGGAGCGGCTCGCACGGCTGCTGCCCTGGCTCGACTGGGTCGGCCTCGACATCAAGGCCCTGCCCGAGGACTACCCGGCGATCACCGGCGTCGCCGGCTCCGGCGAGCGGGCCTGGGCCAGCCTGCACCAACTGCTCGCGGCTGGCGTCGCACTGGAGGTCCGCACCACCCTGATGCCCGGCTGGCGCTTCGCCGAGGACCTCCGTCCGCTGATGGACGGCCTCGCCGCCGCCGGCGTCACCCGCTACGTCCTCCAAGCGATGCGCGCCGCCACGGCCCGCGACCCGGCGATTGCCGTCGCCGGCGACGTCAGCCCACCGGCCGCCGCCATCGACTACGGCACGGCGCGGTTCGCCGATTTCGGCGTCCGCGGAGCATGA
- a CDS encoding glycosyltransferase → MKVGILTNIAASSRGDVEPYVALAKGLKARGHEVVLVCEHKYVGFVSEHGVECEGCVGPELPSDKFPGALRRLRRFIARNFLSQAEAVRSAFSDVDGVISSESLFSFEVGQSLAESLGCSFLPAFYSPLGSTSTFACPFLVPPIKNNRFANRLSRRLAARLVRRLTRPPLNVARRSILGLPEKDRSAPGVLGMIDAGLPVLYGFSPALLPKPNDWHESAHVVGYWMLHPNDGWQASRDLERFVEDGDPPVAIALGRGNAFGIKRVGAGRYWSEVQQALAQADLRGVVITAGYPVPSGEGKTDRAFFVRSVPYSWLFSRTSAVVHHCGAGTTGAVLRSGVPSVAIPAAFDQSFWAAQLEGAGLSTRALPMRRFSASRLARLLRQAVDEPRFAQSAKAIAAAMSSEDGVSEGARLAEEYLQVGGVETRRSGKDVPKACLGDG, encoded by the coding sequence GTGAAGGTTGGTATTCTGACAAATATTGCAGCCAGCTCGCGAGGTGATGTTGAACCCTACGTGGCTTTGGCAAAGGGACTCAAAGCGCGCGGGCACGAGGTGGTGTTGGTCTGCGAGCACAAGTACGTTGGGTTTGTTTCCGAGCATGGCGTGGAATGCGAAGGGTGCGTGGGGCCAGAGCTTCCTTCGGATAAGTTCCCTGGTGCTCTGCGCCGGCTCCGGCGGTTTATTGCACGCAATTTCTTGAGTCAAGCCGAGGCTGTACGTTCAGCATTCTCGGACGTCGATGGCGTGATTTCCTCGGAAAGCCTGTTCAGCTTCGAGGTGGGCCAGAGCTTGGCCGAAAGTCTCGGGTGTTCGTTTCTACCGGCGTTCTACTCTCCACTCGGATCGACGAGTACTTTCGCCTGCCCGTTTCTTGTCCCACCGATCAAGAATAACCGCTTCGCAAACCGGCTCTCACGCCGATTGGCAGCCCGTCTGGTGCGCCGCCTTACTCGGCCACCGCTGAACGTGGCGCGTCGGTCGATTCTTGGTCTGCCGGAAAAGGATCGTTCCGCTCCCGGCGTTCTCGGAATGATCGACGCTGGCCTGCCCGTACTCTACGGATTCAGCCCTGCGCTCTTGCCAAAGCCGAACGACTGGCACGAAAGTGCACATGTGGTTGGTTACTGGATGCTGCATCCGAACGACGGATGGCAGGCTTCGCGCGACCTCGAGCGCTTCGTGGAGGATGGCGATCCGCCGGTTGCCATAGCGCTTGGGCGAGGCAACGCGTTTGGGATCAAACGCGTCGGTGCCGGGCGATATTGGTCGGAGGTGCAGCAGGCGCTTGCGCAGGCGGATCTGCGCGGTGTTGTCATTACGGCGGGCTACCCGGTGCCATCCGGCGAGGGCAAGACGGATCGCGCTTTCTTTGTGCGGTCCGTGCCATATTCGTGGCTCTTCTCCCGCACGAGCGCAGTGGTGCACCATTGCGGCGCGGGCACTACCGGCGCTGTACTGCGTAGCGGGGTGCCAAGTGTGGCAATTCCGGCAGCATTTGATCAGTCGTTCTGGGCTGCTCAGCTAGAGGGGGCCGGTCTCAGCACGCGGGCACTGCCGATGAGGCGCTTCAGCGCGTCAAGACTAGCCAGGTTGCTCCGCCAGGCGGTCGACGAACCCAGATTCGCGCAATCCGCCAAAGCTATCGCGGCCGCGATGAGCTCGGAGGACGGGGTATCTGAAGGGGCGAGGCTAGCGGAGGAATACCTTCAAGTTGGCGGCGTTGAGACGCGAAGATCAGGAAAGGACGTCCCCAAAGCTTGTTTGGGCGACGGCTAG
- a CDS encoding tetratricopeptide repeat protein, giving the protein MTVGPSLTAGGEAAWLRMKQHLEWCDEFALVFLFSDQPAVTRVLRERLAAIYRARVTGLEVPVPESPDALLEGLLPRLLQPRSYQAALQAPLWLDLTRRPAGQDGRAASGWQQARLEFLARLNEQREPLRRALARPLVLVLPLTEKARIRALVPDLWAVRRFSLDLGHWLDASPEPSPGPPQTLRTAERSGPFPLDATEQALVAEWGRLRAKGRGDRGDLVAGGRAFDALMRRGHVDEARGVAEWLVEVARGRLGGRPEDAEALRDLSISLDNVGKIDRALGELEAARAAFGESLEIGRRLLGRVGETPEALRDLSVSLDNVGRIDRALGELEAARAAFAESLEIGRRLLARVGETPEALRDLSISLDNVGKIDRALGELEAARAAFGESLEIRRRLLGRVGETPEALRDLSISLNNVGQIDQALGELEAARAAFGESLEIRRRLLGRVGETPEALRDLSISLNNVGQIDQALGELEAARAAFGESLEIRRRLLGRVGETPEALRDLSVSLDNVGQIDRALGELEAARAAFGESLEIGRRLLGRVGETPEALRDLSVSLDNVGQIDRALGELEAARAAFGESLEIRRRLLGRVGETPEALRDLSISLNNVGQIDQALGELEAARAAFGESLEIGRRLLGRVGETPEALRDLSVSLNNVGQIDRALGELEAARAAFGESLEIGRRLLGRVGETPEALRDLSISLNNVGQIDQALGELEAARAAFGESLEIGRRLLGRVGETPEALRDLSISLNNVGQIDQALGELEAARAAFAEGLEIAQRLAAALPSHADHSDMVAWFEGRLRQAG; this is encoded by the coding sequence TTGACCGTCGGTCCCTCGCTGACCGCCGGCGGCGAGGCCGCTTGGTTGCGGATGAAACAGCACCTCGAATGGTGCGATGAGTTCGCGCTGGTCTTCCTGTTCAGTGACCAGCCCGCAGTCACCCGAGTCTTGCGCGAGCGCCTCGCCGCCATCTATCGAGCCCGGGTGACCGGCCTCGAGGTGCCGGTGCCCGAGAGCCCGGACGCGCTCCTCGAGGGGCTGTTGCCGCGGCTGTTGCAGCCGCGCTCATACCAGGCGGCGCTTCAGGCCCCGTTGTGGCTCGACTTGACCCGTCGACCTGCCGGCCAGGATGGGCGCGCCGCATCGGGATGGCAGCAGGCCCGGCTGGAGTTTCTCGCGCGGCTGAACGAGCAGCGGGAGCCGCTGCGCCGTGCCCTCGCCCGACCGCTCGTCCTCGTTTTGCCGCTCACCGAAAAGGCGCGTATCCGCGCCCTGGTGCCGGACCTTTGGGCCGTGCGCCGCTTCAGCCTGGATCTCGGGCATTGGCTCGACGCGTCACCAGAGCCGTCTCCAGGGCCGCCGCAGACGCTTCGCACCGCGGAGCGCAGCGGGCCTTTCCCGCTCGATGCGACCGAGCAGGCGCTCGTCGCCGAATGGGGCCGGCTGCGCGCCAAGGGGCGCGGCGATCGGGGCGACCTGGTTGCGGGCGGGCGCGCCTTCGATGCCCTGATGCGGCGTGGTCATGTCGATGAGGCGCGTGGCGTCGCCGAGTGGCTCGTCGAGGTGGCACGTGGGCGCCTCGGGGGGCGCCCCGAGGATGCGGAGGCGCTGCGCGACCTGTCGATCTCGCTGGACAACGTCGGGAAGATCGACCGGGCGCTGGGTGAACTGGAGGCGGCGCGCGCGGCGTTCGGCGAGTCGCTGGAGATCGGCCGGCGGCTGCTGGGGCGGGTGGGCGAGACGCCCGAGGCGCTACGCGACCTGTCGGTGTCGCTCGACAACGTCGGGCGGATCGACCGGGCGCTGGGTGAGCTGGAGGCGGCGCGGGCGGCGTTCGCCGAGTCGCTGGAGATCGGTCGGCGGCTGCTGGCGCGGGTGGGCGAGACGCCCGAGGCGCTACGCGACCTGTCGATCTCGCTGGACAACGTCGGGAAGATCGATCGGGCGCTCGGCGAGCTGGAGGCGGCGCGCGCGGCTTTCGGCGAGTCGCTGGAGATCCGCCGGCGGCTGCTGGGGCGGGTGGGCGAGACGCCCGAGGCGCTGCGCGACCTGTCGATCTCGCTGAACAACGTCGGGCAGATCGATCAGGCGCTGGGTGAACTGGAGGCGGCGCGCGCGGCGTTCGGCGAGTCGCTGGAGATCCGCCGGCGGCTGCTGGGGCGGGTGGGCGAGACGCCCGAGGCGCTGCGCGACCTGTCGATCTCGCTGAACAACGTCGGGCAGATCGATCAGGCGCTGGGTGAACTGGAGGCGGCGCGCGCGGCGTTCGGCGAGTCGCTGGAGATCCGCCGGCGGCTGCTGGGGCGGGTGGGCGAGACGCCCGAGGCGCTGCGCGACCTGTCGGTGTCGCTGGACAACGTCGGGCAGATCGATCGGGCGCTGGGTGAACTGGAGGCGGCGCGCGCGGCGTTCGGCGAGTCGCTGGAGATCGGCCGGCGGCTGCTGGGGCGGGTGGGCGAGACGCCCGAGGCGCTGCGCGACCTGTCGGTGTCGCTGGACAACGTCGGGCAGATCGATCGGGCGCTGGGTGAACTGGAGGCGGCGCGCGCGGCGTTCGGCGAGTCGCTGGAGATCCGCCGGCGGCTGCTGGGGCGGGTGGGCGAGACGCCCGAGGCGCTGCGCGACCTGTCGATCTCGCTGAACAACGTCGGGCAGATCGATCAGGCGCTGGGTGAACTGGAGGCGGCGCGCGCGGCGTTCGGCGAGTCGCTGGAGATCGGCCGGCGGCTGCTGGGGCGGGTGGGCGAGACGCCCGAGGCGCTGCGCGACCTGTCGGTGTCGCTGAACAACGTCGGGCAGATCGATCGGGCGCTGGGTGAACTGGAGGCGGCGCGGGCGGCGTTCGGCGAGTCGCTGGAGATCGGCCGGCGGCTGCTGGGGCGGGTGGGCGAGACGCCCGAGGCGCTGCGCGACCTGTCGATCTCGCTGAACAACGTCGGGCAGATCGATCAGGCGCTGGGTGAACTGGAGGCGGCGCGGGCGGCGTTCGGCGAGTCGCTGGAGATCGGCCGGCGGCTGCTGGGGCGGGTGGGCGAGACGCCCGAGGCGCTGCGCGACCTGTCGATCTCGCTGAACAACGTCGGGCAGATCGATCAGGCGCTGGGTGAACTGGAGGCGGCGCGGGCGGCGTTCGCCGAGGGCCTGGAGATCGCTCAGCGGCTAGCGGCCGCGTTGCCGAGCCATGCCGATCACAGCGATATGGTGGCCTGGTTCGAGGGGCGCCTGCGTCAGGCCGGCTAG
- a CDS encoding N-6 DNA methylase yields the protein MAERALTRKKGLGAYYTNPAVVDFLVAWGIEMAPGVVMDPSCGDGRFLSAAAARGATGLIGCDLDPEAVAATSYATASLAVPTALHQGDFFELDPARIGPVDLVAGNPPFIRYQQFAGESRARALASALRVGARLGRLAASWAPFLLHALQFLRPQGAMAMAMVVPAELAQTTYGIETLRALCANFARIRLIAFRYNWFEEVQQETFLLMAEGRGGRCAAAELVPLERIDDLARLALSETAASVPMDVGARLGRAFLTPRARALLDQLAALPATMALGDLGSIANGYVTGANAVFHCTAAEGGERGLPADWLLPVARNSRSLRGLGFEANDVAAAERRGVAHHLIWPGDEDLFTAASTARRRALKALIAAGEGAGIPARYKCRVRDPWWRVPGLIRPGLLLPYMIGSEPHAAVNRCGALYPNSLHGIRLASPAIAEHLALGLLTSLSLLSLELEGRSYGGGILKLEPTGLARVRVVLPTCPEPELRAYLAEADRLIRDGAFPAASHLADQWILADQLGLAEADIAELQAARATLLERRTMRRHGGTRPGPRVEVGRSSHATAPCRPVQLCPE from the coding sequence ATGGCGGAGCGTGCGCTGACGCGAAAGAAAGGGCTGGGCGCCTATTACACGAATCCCGCCGTCGTCGATTTCCTCGTCGCCTGGGGCATCGAGATGGCCCCGGGCGTCGTGATGGACCCGTCCTGCGGTGACGGCCGTTTTCTCAGTGCCGCGGCCGCCCGGGGCGCGACGGGTCTGATCGGCTGCGACCTCGACCCCGAGGCCGTGGCGGCGACCTCCTACGCGACGGCGTCGCTGGCCGTACCGACGGCCCTGCATCAGGGCGACTTCTTCGAACTCGACCCGGCGCGCATCGGTCCGGTCGACCTGGTCGCCGGCAATCCGCCCTTCATTCGCTATCAGCAGTTCGCCGGCGAGTCGCGCGCTCGGGCGCTGGCCTCGGCGCTGCGCGTCGGTGCCCGCCTCGGCCGCCTCGCGGCCTCCTGGGCGCCGTTCCTGCTGCATGCGCTCCAGTTCCTGCGCCCGCAGGGGGCGATGGCGATGGCGATGGTCGTGCCGGCCGAGTTGGCGCAGACGACCTACGGCATCGAGACGCTGCGGGCACTCTGCGCCAACTTCGCCCGGATCCGACTCATCGCGTTTCGATACAACTGGTTCGAAGAGGTCCAGCAGGAGACCTTTCTGCTCATGGCCGAAGGGCGCGGTGGCCGCTGTGCCGCGGCCGAGCTGGTGCCGCTGGAGCGAATCGACGACCTGGCGCGGCTCGCGTTGAGCGAGACCGCCGCAAGCGTCCCGATGGACGTCGGTGCCCGCCTCGGCCGCGCCTTCCTCACGCCTCGCGCCCGGGCGCTGCTCGACCAGCTCGCGGCGCTCCCGGCGACGATGGCGCTGGGCGACCTCGGCAGTATCGCCAACGGCTATGTCACCGGGGCCAACGCCGTCTTTCACTGCACCGCCGCCGAAGGGGGTGAGCGCGGGCTGCCGGCCGACTGGCTGCTCCCCGTCGCCCGCAACAGCCGTTCGCTGCGCGGCCTGGGCTTCGAGGCAAACGACGTGGCCGCGGCCGAGCGGCGAGGCGTCGCCCATCACCTGATCTGGCCGGGCGACGAGGATCTCTTCACTGCCGCCTCGACAGCGCGTCGCCGGGCGCTCAAGGCGCTGATCGCCGCTGGTGAAGGCGCCGGCATCCCCGCCCGCTACAAGTGCCGGGTACGCGACCCCTGGTGGCGGGTGCCTGGCCTGATCCGCCCCGGCCTGCTGCTACCCTACATGATCGGCAGCGAGCCGCATGCCGCCGTCAACCGTTGCGGCGCCCTCTACCCGAACAGCTTGCACGGCATTCGCCTCGCCAGCCCGGCGATCGCCGAACACTTGGCCCTCGGCCTATTGACCAGCCTTTCGCTGCTGAGCCTGGAGCTCGAGGGCCGCAGCTACGGTGGCGGGATCCTCAAGCTGGAGCCGACCGGGCTGGCCCGGGTGCGCGTAGTCCTGCCCACCTGTCCTGAGCCCGAGCTCCGCGCGTACCTCGCGGAGGCCGACCGGCTGATCCGCGACGGCGCGTTCCCCGCCGCCAGCCACCTCGCCGATCAATGGATCCTCGCCGACCAGCTCGGTCTCGCCGAGGCGGACATCGCGGAGCTCCAAGCGGCGCGGGCAACCCTGTTGGAGCGCCGCACGATGCGACGGCATGGGGGTACGCGGCCAGGGCCTCGGGTGGAAGTCGGTCGCTCATCGCATGCGACGGCGCCTTGCCGCCCCGTCCAACTCTGCCCAGAATAG